In Panthera tigris isolate Pti1 chromosome C1, P.tigris_Pti1_mat1.1, whole genome shotgun sequence, the following proteins share a genomic window:
- the LOC102963062 gene encoding monocarboxylate transporter 1-like — translation MSPSNEGPVRPSPPDGGWGWAVVTGAFISIGFSCAFGKSISVFYKEIEEIFNASTSEVSWISSIMFAVMYAGGPISSILVNKYGSRPTMIVGGCLSGCGLIAASFSNTVQELYLYVGFIGGLGLAFNLNPALTMIGKYFYKRRPLANGLAMAGSPVFLSTLAPLNQAFFGIFGWRGSFLILGGLLLNCCVAGALMRPIGPPPTNAGKDGSKESLQDAGRSDVEKGTNNASTDFNGRNPKDEKQSVFQRVNKVIDLSLFTHRGFLLYLSGNVVMAFGLATPLVFLSNYGKSKHYSSEKAAFLLSILSFVDIVARPSMGLVANTKWIRPRVQYFFAASIIANGVCHLLAPLSSSYIGFCVYAGFLGFAFGWFSSVLFETLMDLVGPQRFSSAVGLVTIVECCPVLLGPPLLGRLNDIYGDYKYTYWACGVILIIAGIYLFIGMGINYRLVAKEQKAEKQQKKEGKEKPKEVIKAADSRG, via the exons ATGTCACCATCGAATGAAGGTCCAGTTCGACCCAGCCCCCCAGATGGAGGCTGGGGTTGGGCAGTGGTTACTGGAGCTTTTATTTCCATTGGCTTCTCTTGTGCATTTGGCAaatctatttctgtattttacaaagaaattgaagaaatatttaatgcCAGCACCAGCGAGGTGTCATGGATCTCTTCTATTATGTTCGCTGTCATGTATGCTGGAG GTCCTATCAGCAGTATCCTGGTGAATAAATATGGCAGTCGTCCAACCATGATTGTTGGTGGCTGCTTGTCAGGCTGTGGCTTGATTGCAGCTTCTTTCTCCAACACTGTACAGGAACTTTACTTGTACGTTGGATTCATTGGAG GTCTTGGGCTTGCCTTCAACTTGAATCCGGCTCTGACGATGATTGGCAAGTATTTCTACAAGAGGCGACCATTGGCAAATGGACTGGCCATGGCAGGCAGCCCTGTGTTCCTCTCTACCCTGGCCCCCCTCAATCAGGCTTTCTTCGGTATCTTTGGCTGGAGAGGAAGTTTCCTAATTCTTGGGGGCCTCCTACTAAACTGCTGTGTAGCTGGTGCCCTGATGCGACCAATAGGGCCCCCGCCAACGAATGCAGGGAAAGACGGGTCTAAAGAATCCCTTCAGGATGCTGGAAGATCTGATGTAGAAAAGGGGACAAATAATGCAAGTACAGATTTTAATGGCAGAAACCCCAAAGACGAGAAACAATCAGTTTTTCAAAGAGTTAACAAAGTTATAGACTTATCCCTGTTTACCCACAGAGGCTTTCTACTATACCTCTCTGGGAACGTGGTGATGGCTTTTGGGCTGGCTACTCCTTTAGTCTTTCTTAGTAATTATGGCAAGAGTAAACATTACTCTAGTGAGAAggctgccttccttctttccattctgtcTTTTGTCGATATTGTAGCCAGACCTTCTATGGGACTTGTAGCCAACACGAAGTGGATAAGACCTCGAGTTCAGTACTTTTTTGCTGCTTCTATTATTGCAAATGGAGTGTGTCATCTGCTAGCACCTTTATCCTCCAgctacattgggttctgtgtctaTGCGGGATTCCTTGGATTTGCATTTGGGTGGTTTAGCTCAGTATTATTCGAAACACTGATGGACCTTGTTGGACCCCAGAGGTTCTCCAGCGCTGTGGGATTGGTGACCATTGTGGAATGCTGTCCTGTCCTCCTGGGGCCGCCACTTTTAG GTCGTCTGAATGACATCTATGGAGACTACAAATACACATACTGGGCGTGTGGTGTGATCCTAATTATCGCAGGCATCTATCTCTTCATTGGCATGGGCATCAATTATCGGCTTGTGGCGAAAGAACAGAAAGcagagaagcagcagaaaaaggaaGGTAAAGAGAAGCCAAAAGAAGTTATTAAAGCAGCAGACTCTAGAGGATAG